The genomic interval aaacacaaagacaaagggcgccctagaggtcgtttacactccgacgctcaagtcaatcttagggctaggaaacaccaaaattgtATAACGTAAGACTGTCACTGTGTGTGTGTTAAGCGGCGCAAATGAATAGTGTACCTTGCCAAGCttgttacttccctttatatagactaaaactagggtttcctctttacCCAAAATGGGCTTTTTGATGGGGTGGGCCCAACACTGTCGTTAcccactcttaggataacctagcgcgtgggttCCCTAATTGGAGAGGGTGACCACCtgggtgcctcctcgtgcacctgatctctggggtcacccgcctttgggagtgccctagttgttcacgtgtcatgcatgcagctcaccctTGGAATGCGACCTTCACAGGTCATATCTTTCCAGTAGCTctatacttgtgttacgcctaaacacgtcatccactctacacgcatggactctcgtgacctaggcttctccctttctgataactggtgtgtggtctgggatccacctctcgtggcccagctctactGTTCAGGTCCCGATGTTCAACCTCTCCACACTGTCTAGTGGCACGTCGGTACATCCTAGTGATTTTAAACAACACTTTATCGATTTTAGAAGATTTagttaagtttatttttaaaataatatcagaattatttataatctattataatttgttgaatttattaGGTCATAAATTATTTGATTGTTATTAGATCACTCATGAATATATAGTTCACACACAAATTTATAAATCTCGACATAAAAGATGTGTTAAAGATTTCAAttgattaaagataaaaatattctaaaaagaTGTGTTAAAGATTTCAAttgattaaagataaaaatattctaaagtaaatatattaatacaaaCACTTTATAAGTAAATTTATAATGAATCTATAAGATTAAGTTGAATTCTTAATAATTATCTTTAATACAATCATATATTTTTAGTGTGCTTCtctcatttatatatttttatatattttattctaatagttttttaatttatgatttaaacaattaatttttttctaatggTATAAATTTATTAGGTCCTACATGTTTTTTATTTGTCGTTGTGTTTTTTTTCTCAGTGAAGTAATTGTAAATATTAGTAGATTTGAGTTTTCCTATATTGTTGTAAAAACAAATACATGCACAGTATTAGGGGTAACTGAAAGTTTGATTTTTGGAAGGTATtgggtaatttttttaataataagttTTATATGGATATTCATGATGAATGGTTTGGGGTAGTTAAGAGAATCATTTGTGCGCAATTTGTTTTGTTAAggataatattaatatgtaatctttttttaagaataaattgTTTGATGACTCAATGTTAAGTTGAatcaataatatattatatatatttaattatgttaGTTAGTTGTGGTTGTTTAGTTtcaaaaaacatataaataattttttacttctttataaaaattattaatagacAAAGAGAGGAGTAGAAAAATCTTAATACATATCTTACATAATcataaaattattcatttttatctttatgTGTTCTTTATTTTAGAATGattaactataaataataaacattttttctttCCTATTTTTCAAGTTAGTTATGAGAAaaaatgtataataataataattattattattatttatgtaaattatatttttctacaTGTAAGTATCATTGCTATATATAATTATCCTTTCAAACcatgatataattttttgatACATATACAGATTTTTGTTAAAATAGCTTAAATAACTTCGATAAGttatttatacaatttaaaaataattttaatgctTATAGTAAAAGGAAAGTGAAAcgttaaataaattaaatatgctTGCTTGTATAAAagaaatttcttaaaaaatgtttattgaCTTAAGAAATTTCTCATAATGAAAGTGTAGTTTTTCTTAGCTTGTTATTTcgatataaattatattttttttatagaaaactaaaaaaaaaaaaatcaaaacttcttaaatgaataattataaaagaatcaataaaaaagtttagaattccattagaaaaaaaaattataaaaaaaaaactaagaaaatcaTGTAAAGTTTTCCGTTATAAATTATACTAAGTTTGTTAACTTTTTATACGAGACTATATATAAgttgttaaaaattaataatacgaataaaaaaaattataatagcaattgataaaaaattatagttgatatgttttttaaaatagttattatttatatacattAAAAGTTTATTGTACATAATGTTATAGATAATTGATgcatagaaagaaagaaaaaggtggAGACAAAACGTTAATTAAGCCCAAAAGCTGAGCCCAAACCTAAGCCCAAATCCATTAATTGGAGCAGGTTCGTTCTATTACCAACCCCATTCATCGATTTCCTACTCTCCACTccaaatgaataaataaataaataagaatacaattacaaaaacattaaattattatgttatttaatttaattttatgtttgaCAATTATTGAGAAAAGAGGGAAGAAGAGTCTGAGGGTGCGGGTCCCCCGAAACTGTGATCAATCACCGAACCCTTTTCTTCCCATCCAACGGCTCTGATTCTCTCTAGTTTTGCCATCACTTCACAAGAAGGATAAATACACAAACCCACACAATAACAATGGCCATTACAGAGAGAacagcagaagaagaagaagagaagagaagaggagAATAACCCTCAAACCCCATTTCAACTCCCACCCAGAGAGACTGCTTCAGACGCCACTTTTGCCAGATACAGAGTTGTTAGGAAGAGTAAGAATTGACACAAAACGTTTGCAAAGGAAAACAAAAGCTTGCAAATTTAATAACAGACAAGAAGATCTGTGATTTTTTCCTCTTTTTGCTCTTGTTTGCTGAGGAAAACACCTACCCTTAATCTCTCAGCCTCAATTTGTATCATTGTCAGTTTTTCCTTCTTGTTCTCATTCAACCctgttttttcttctcttcacaCGCTCCTTATTCTCACCTCACCCCTTCTTTGGTTTCATGTGGCAGAATATTTTTTGCAAAGGGTTGTCTCTTCAGAGACGCAGATCTTGAGGTTGGAGGCAATCCTTCAGGTTTGGTATTCCACCCATCGTCTGAATCTCGTTTTTCACAGTCCACCACACTCCACACACACCCCTGAACCAGAATTGGGTTTTTGTTTCCCCATTCTCACTTTTCCCCCTTTGGGTGTATGGTGAAAAACTGAAGCTTGATGAGTGGTTTTGTTGTGCTGTGTGGTGTAGGTATGGAGACAGAAGAGAGGAACCAGAAAGGGTGCAAGGGTTCGGAGCCAGAGTTTTTCTTGCAGTGGGGACACAGGAAGCGGCTGAGATGTGTGAGGGTGAAGGACCCCCGGATTTCAACGAGGCTCAACGGTGGAATCAGACGGAAACTTGGTTCTGCACTGGATCATCGTTCTGGGGTCACTGTGGCCGAGAAAGAATCctctcatcatcatcatcatcatcaacccAATCGCCTCACGAGGTGCTTACAATAACAAACATCAACTAAGGATTGGCTTCAAATTTTCTTCCACCCCTTTTTTTCTCTGGTTGAGTTTCCCAGAGAAGATGTGATTTTTGTTGGTGGAATGTAATGATGTTGTTTCTCCTCTGCTTGTGTAGAGGAAGAGAAGCGATTAATTAAGCACAGCATCTAGGAAGAAACTtcgtttttctttctaatttttttcGCTTTCCTTTCATTTTGTTTGGTTTTCAGAAGAAAATGAGGTTTTGGTTGATGGACTGTATTGGTATTTTCCATTTTGGGTTGCTGAAAATTCTCTCAGAGGGTGATGAGAAGCAGCCAAgggacaattttttttttcatttacgGTTAATTCATTACCagaagaagtttttttttttatgtgaaatcAAGGTTTTTTACCATACCCAGATGGATTAAGCGTGTACTTTATGGGTGTAATCGTTTTTAATTTGCTTTTTCTTTATCAGAATAAGATTACATTGGATCTGTTATTTCTGCGAAAATGTCTGAAATTTCCTATTTTCTCCATTTTTTGGTGAATTTTGACCGAAAATTTGGGTGCAGGAATTCCGACGGGGCGATTCTCCGGTCATCGGTCGGCGAGACAAGGAAATCGGCGTCGCCGGAGAAGGAGGACCGGTACTACACAACGAGGGGTTCGGCGGAGGAGAGCAGCAAAGTGGCCGGCGATGGTAACAACGGCGAGGAACGAGCCCTAGTGTGGCCAAAGCTTTACATCACTCTTTCAAGCAAGGAGAAAGAGGAAGATTTTCTGGCCATGAAGGGTTGCAAGCTTCCTCAGCGACCCAAAAAGAGGGCAAAACTCATCCAAAGAAGCTTACTTGTAAGTTATTCTCTCTGAAGAAAAGGGTATTTTGTTATTTGGTTGGGTTGATCTTCATCCTCACCACCTTATCCTGTGTTTGTTACTGTTGGTGTTGGGTTACAGTTGGTGAGTCCTGGGGCGTGGTTGACTGATATGTGCCAAGAGAGATATGAAGTTAGGGAGAAGAAAAGTAACAAGAAGGTACGTGGTTGGTGGTTGTGTCATTGTGTGTTGTGGGGTTGTTGGTTTTTACCCTATTCCTATTCCTTTTTTGTGACTGGATCTGAAATCTGAAACTTGTTTATGTTCCTTACACGTTCTCTCTTTTGGATGCAGAGACCAAGAGGGTTGAAGGCCATGGGAACCATGGAGAGTGATTCTGAATGATGGTGGAATAACTAGAGGGGGAAGAAAAAGAAAGCCCTTTtaagcattaaatgttttggagATAGTGTTTCCATTGAAGAAGATGacgaagatgatgatgatgatgatgatgattcaagtttttttatatttgtgtgGCATGTATGTGTTGCCCCctc from Phaseolus vulgaris cultivar G19833 chromosome 1, P. vulgaris v2.0, whole genome shotgun sequence carries:
- the LOC137813940 gene encoding uncharacterized protein, with translation METEERNQKGCKGSEPEFFLQWGHRKRLRCVRVKDPRISTRLNGGIRRKLGSALDHRSGVTVAEKESSHHHHHHQPNRLTRNSDGAILRSSVGETRKSASPEKEDRYYTTRGSAEESSKVAGDGNNGEERALVWPKLYITLSSKEKEEDFLAMKGCKLPQRPKKRAKLIQRSLLLVSPGAWLTDMCQERYEVREKKSNKKRPRGLKAMGTMESDSE